In Bradyrhizobium sp. CCBAU 051011, the following are encoded in one genomic region:
- a CDS encoding invasion associated locus B family protein — MNFRILAGSVRPRGQMLALLAASALSATLIASGAQAQAPAPAPAAPKAAPKAAPKAPAPAPQAPAAGAPAAGATPPQEQQVQLIYAPWTKFCLKGQEAGAKQVCFTGKDGRIESGQPVIAAVIIEPEGEPKKLLRVTLPLGMQLVHGTRIIVDSNAPMQGPYVICFQNGCMSDYEATPELIASLKKGQNLVVQAINSNGAPLTLPLPLAGEFAKAYDGPPTDPKQFEENQKKLQEELQKRAEEQRKKLEAAQPGGANPAAK; from the coding sequence CGGGTCAGTCCGGCCGCGTGGGCAGATGTTGGCCCTGTTGGCGGCCTCGGCACTGTCGGCAACGTTGATTGCGTCGGGTGCGCAGGCGCAGGCACCAGCGCCGGCGCCCGCCGCGCCGAAAGCGGCTCCGAAGGCGGCTCCCAAGGCTCCCGCGCCCGCCCCGCAAGCCCCTGCGGCCGGTGCCCCCGCCGCCGGAGCCACCCCGCCGCAGGAACAGCAGGTTCAGCTGATCTACGCTCCCTGGACCAAGTTCTGCCTCAAGGGTCAGGAAGCCGGCGCCAAGCAGGTTTGCTTCACCGGCAAGGACGGCCGCATCGAGTCGGGCCAGCCCGTAATCGCCGCCGTCATCATCGAGCCGGAAGGCGAGCCGAAAAAGCTCCTGCGCGTGACGCTGCCGCTCGGCATGCAGCTCGTCCACGGCACGCGGATCATCGTCGATAGCAATGCGCCGATGCAGGGTCCCTACGTCATCTGCTTCCAGAACGGTTGCATGTCCGACTACGAGGCGACCCCTGAGCTGATCGCCAGCCTGAAGAAGGGCCAGAACCTCGTTGTTCAGGCGATCAATTCCAACGGTGCGCCACTGACGTTGCCGCTGCCGCTCGCGGGCGAATTCGCCAAGGCCTATGACGGTCCGCCGACCGATCCGAAGCAGTTCGAGGAAAACCAGAAGAAACTGCAGGAAGAGCTGCAGAAGCGGGCCGAAGAGCAGCGCAAGAAGCTGGAGGCGGCCCAACCGGGCGGCGCCAATCCGGCGGCGAAGTAA